From bacterium:
CTCGGGGATGCCCGGCAACAACTGGCCCAGGGCGCTGTTGAAGAAGGTCAGGTAAGTCGGGGCGTTGTCCAGGAAACTGGACAGGATGCCGGAAGCCCAGAAATAGTGCGCGGGCTCGTTGACCGCCTTGATCAGAAATGCCAGCGCCCCGTGCTCGCCGGCGCGCAGGATCGCCAGGGCCGGGATGATGGTCATGAAAATCCCGGCGAACAGGTAGGCCACTTCCAGGATCGGGGCCCAGGAGAACTCGTTCTCCTTGCGCACGTCCTTGGGCGTGAACACCATCGAAAGAACGCCCATGCCCATAATAAGGACATCGCGAAGCAGGTTCTGTCCCTCGACTTCGATCCCGCCGATGTTGATCACACCCAGCTTGAGCATGCCGCTCAGCAGCACGCTGGCCACGATGCCGCCCAGGAAGATGAAGTTGTACAGGCCGACGATACGGATGGCGCTTTTCTCGCCGGTGGCGGCCTTGGTCACGCCCTTGGTCTCCCGCCGGTATACGATCGTGTCGATCACGAAGAACAGCGACAGCAGGATCAGCGACAGGAACGACATCATCGGGAGCAGGTGCAGAGTCCAGAAGAACGAGACCCCGTGCAGGAACCCGAGGAATAGCGGCGGGTCACCCAGCGGGGTGAGGCTGCCGCCGATGTTGGCCACCAGGAAAATGAAGAAGACGATGATGTGCACCTTGTTCTGGCGGTTCTTGTTGGAGCGGATCACCGGACGGATCATCAGCATCGAGGCCCCGGTGGTCCCGACCCAGGAGGCCAGCACCGTGCCGATCAACAGGAAAATCGTGTTGATCGCCGGTGTGCCCTCCAGCTTGCCGCGCACCAGCAGTCCGCCCGACACGGTGAAAAGGCCCCAGAGCAGTATGATGAACGGGATGTAGTCGATCAGGTAGATGTGCAGGATCGAATGCCAGGCCGCGTGGCCGAACACCACCAGGAAAGGCACCGCGAACAGCAGCGCCCAGGCCGCGCTCACTTTGGGGAAATGATGGTGCCAGAAATGCGGGGCGAACAACGGGAACAGGGCGATGCTCAGCAGAATGCCGGCAAAGGGAATGACACTCCAGAGGGGCAGTTTCGTGCCCAGGTCCTCACCATGTCCACCCGCGGCCTCTGCCTCGGCCGTGCCGGATTCCACGATGGCCGGCTGTCCCGCATCCTGCTGGGCGAGGACGATCTCGGCGCTGCTGGAGGGGCTCCCGGCATAGGTGCGCGAGGTGGTGAAAGCGACAAAGGCAACAAAGAGTGTCAGTACCAGAAAGGATGTTCTCATGTTCGCTCCCTTGGCGGGGGTGGTGATGGAAACCTGAAAACCGGACTGTCTCTGTCGTCAATTTATACCGTTTCAACCGCGTTGTACAGTGTGTCCCTCTCGAATGGCCGTCGTCCGGCTTCGCGGATTATCCGCACCAGCTCGCGCTCTTTCAGGTGCTGCGGGGTTTCGGCCCCGGCATCGTGGGTGATCCTTTCCTCGATCACCGTCCCATTGACATCATCCGCCCCGAAAAAGAGCGCCACCTGGGTGAGCGGCAACCCGAGCATGATCCAGAACGCCTTGATATGCCTCACGTTGTCCAGCAGCAGCCGCGCCACTGCGATAGTGCGCAGGATATCCACCGCGCCGGTCTTCACCAGGTCCGGGTAATCCGTGTTCTGCGGGTGGAACACCAGCGGAATGAAAGAGTTGAACCCGCCGGTCTCGTCCTGCAGCTCCCGCACGGCCAGCATGTGGTCCACCCGGTCGGCCCGGCTCTCGATGTGTCCGAACAGCATGGTCACATTGGTCGGAATACCCAGACCGTGCGCCTGGCGCATCACCTCCAGGTACTGCTCCCCACTGATTTTCTCCGGGCAGATCCGGCTGCGCACCGCGGGGTTGAATATCTCGCCCCCGCCGCCCGGCAGCGAATCGAGCCCGGCCTTTTTCAGCTCGGCCAGGGTCTCGGCCACGCTCAGCCCGGCCTTGCGGGCCAGGTGTTCCACTTCCACCGCGGTGAAAGCCTGTAGGCAGACCCCGGGGTATTCCCGCCGCAGGAGCTCCAGCATATGGACATAGTAGCTCAGCGGTGCATCCGGGTGGCAGCCGCCCACGATATGGAACTCGCGCACCCGCTCGCTCCAGAGGGCACGGGCCTTTTCCAGCACCTCGTCCGGGTTCAGGAAGAACGCTCCGGGCGAGTCGGCCCCGGCGCGACGGTAGGCGCAGAACCGGCAGCGGTTGGCACAGATATTCGTATAGTTGATGTGCGCGTTGTTGATGTAGCAGACCCGCTCGCCGTTGGCCGCCAGGTTGGCCCGGTCGGCCAGAAGACCGAGGCCCGGAATGTCGGGGGTCTCGCACAGAATAAGGGCCTCATTCCGCCCCAGGCGCTGCCCCAGTTCCAGGCCCCGGCCGATCTCCCGCAGGCGCGGGTCGTTGAGCCGCGACACATCGATCGAAAACCCCATCAAACCGCTCAACCTCTCCGGCTGGCCATCTCACGCACCAGGTTGGACACGATGATCGCACGCTGGATCTGGTTCGTGCCCTCGTAGATCTGCGTGATCTTGGCGTCGCGGAAATATTTTTCCACGGGGTAGTCTCTCATGTAGCCGTAGCCGCCCAGCACCTGAATGGCGTCGGTGGCCACCTTCATCGCCACGTCCGAGGGGAATACCTTGGCCATGGCCGATTCCATACCGTAGTTCTTCACCCCGCCGTCCACCATGCGCGCCACCTGGTAGACCAGGGCGCGGGAGGCCTCGATCTGGATCGCCATGTCGGCGATCATGAACGAAACACCCTGGAAATTCATGATCGACTGGCCGAACTGCTCGCGCTTGTAGGCGTAATCGAGCGCGGCATCCATCGCGCCCTGGGCGATACCGAGGGCCTGGGCGCCGATGCCCGGACGGCTCTTGTCGAACGTGCGCATGGCGATGCCGAAACCCGCGCCCTCGCGGCCGAGCATGTCCTCTTTCTTCACCACGCAGTCCTCGAAAATCACCTCGTAGGTGGCCGAGGCGCGGATACCGATCTTGTCCTCTTTCTTGCCGAACTTGAGGCCGGGATTGCCCTTGCGCACCACGAACGCGCTGATCCCGCGCGCGCCGCGGGTCTTGTCGGTCTTGGCGAACACGGTGTAGGTGTGGGCCTCGCAGCCGTTGGTGATCCACTGCTTGGTGCCGTTGAGCACGTAGTCATCGCCCACCTTGCGGGCGCTGGTCTGCATGGCGGCCACATCCGAGCCGGCCCCGGCCTCGGTCAGGCAGAAAGCGGCATACTCCTCACCCGCGGCGATGGTCGGCAGGTATTTCTTCTTCTGCTCCTCGTTGCCGCCGATAATGATCGGGAAACTGCCCAGCGAGCTGGCGGCGTAGGTCACGCCCACGCCGGCGCAGGCGCGGCTCAGCTCCTCGGTGGCCAGAACCAGCTCCAGCAGGCCGCCGCCGATGCCCTCGTACTCCTCGGGGATGTAGATCGCGGGCAGACCGGCCTTGGCAATCTCAGCCATGATCTGGTGCGGGAACTCGCTCTTGTGGTCGAGTTCCTCACGCTGCGGGATGATGTAATTTTCGGCGATGCGTCGCGCCAGACGCTTGATTTCGAGCTGTTCTTCTGTGAGGAAGTACTCCATTTGGTCTCCAGAATGATGGGGATTGAGTGAATCGCAAGATGTGCCGATATGTTTTCAGGACATTTCATCGCCGTGACGGGCGATCAGAAGCCCCAGCGCCTGCTGGGCGGCCTGCTTTTCCGCTTCCTTCTTGTTCGCTCCCGCGCCCCGGCCCAGGATATCTCCGCCCACGCCCACCTCGCAGACAAAGCACTTGTCGTGCTCCGGACCGCTGACCTCGACAATCCGGTACACGGGCTGGGCGCCGTAATGCACCTGCGACAGGTGCAACAGGCGGTTCTTGGCCTCGAGCAGGTCATCCACTCCGGGACGGGCCTGTCCGCCCTCGAGCAGCACGTTCAGGATCACCCGCCGGACCACCTCGTAGCCGCCGTCCAAGTAGATCGCCCCGATCACCGCCTCCAGGCAGTTTGAGATGATCGTGTTGAGCCCGCGCTGACGGCCGCGCACGCTTTCGCGCGCGTACAGTATGTAGCTGTCCAGACCCAGGCGCGTCCCCTGGGCAGCCAGGGCCTCCCGCGACACCAGCGAGGACTTGATCCGGGTCAGCTCGCCCTCGCGCGCTCCGGTGTAC
This genomic window contains:
- the rnc gene encoding ribonuclease III, giving the protein MSRLEKSLGYSFKDINRLETALSHLSYINGSGRPHLESNERLEFLGDSVLDLVVAEHLFQAYTGAREGELTRIKSSLVSREALAAQGTRLGLDSYILYARESVRGRQRGLNTIISNCLEAVIGAIYLDGGYEVVRRVILNVLLEGGQARPGVDDLLEAKNRLLHLSQVHYGAQPVYRIVEVSGPEHDKCFVCEVGVGGDILGRGAGANKKEAEKQAAQQALGLLIARHGDEMS
- a CDS encoding acyl-CoA dehydrogenase family protein gives rise to the protein MEYFLTEEQLEIKRLARRIAENYIIPQREELDHKSEFPHQIMAEIAKAGLPAIYIPEEYEGIGGGLLELVLATEELSRACAGVGVTYAASSLGSFPIIIGGNEEQKKKYLPTIAAGEEYAAFCLTEAGAGSDVAAMQTSARKVGDDYVLNGTKQWITNGCEAHTYTVFAKTDKTRGARGISAFVVRKGNPGLKFGKKEDKIGIRASATYEVIFEDCVVKKEDMLGREGAGFGIAMRTFDKSRPGIGAQALGIAQGAMDAALDYAYKREQFGQSIMNFQGVSFMIADMAIQIEASRALVYQVARMVDGGVKNYGMESAMAKVFPSDVAMKVATDAIQVLGGYGYMRDYPVEKYFRDAKITQIYEGTNQIQRAIIVSNLVREMASRRG
- the mqnE gene encoding aminofutalosine synthase MqnE, translated to MSGLMGFSIDVSRLNDPRLREIGRGLELGQRLGRNEALILCETPDIPGLGLLADRANLAANGERVCYINNAHINYTNICANRCRFCAYRRAGADSPGAFFLNPDEVLEKARALWSERVREFHIVGGCHPDAPLSYYVHMLELLRREYPGVCLQAFTAVEVEHLARKAGLSVAETLAELKKAGLDSLPGGGGEIFNPAVRSRICPEKISGEQYLEVMRQAHGLGIPTNVTMLFGHIESRADRVDHMLAVRELQDETGGFNSFIPLVFHPQNTDYPDLVKTGAVDILRTIAVARLLLDNVRHIKAFWIMLGLPLTQVALFFGADDVNGTVIEERITHDAGAETPQHLKERELVRIIREAGRRPFERDTLYNAVETV
- a CDS encoding sodium:proton antiporter — its product is MRTSFLVLTLFVAFVAFTTSRTYAGSPSSSAEIVLAQQDAGQPAIVESGTAEAEAAGGHGEDLGTKLPLWSVIPFAGILLSIALFPLFAPHFWHHHFPKVSAAWALLFAVPFLVVFGHAAWHSILHIYLIDYIPFIILLWGLFTVSGGLLVRGKLEGTPAINTIFLLIGTVLASWVGTTGASMLMIRPVIRSNKNRQNKVHIIVFFIFLVANIGGSLTPLGDPPLFLGFLHGVSFFWTLHLLPMMSFLSLILLSLFFVIDTIVYRRETKGVTKAATGEKSAIRIVGLYNFIFLGGIVASVLLSGMLKLGVINIGGIEVEGQNLLRDVLIMGMGVLSMVFTPKDVRKENEFSWAPILEVAYLFAGIFMTIIPALAILRAGEHGALAFLIKAVNEPAHYFWASGILSSFLDNAPTYLTFFNSALGQLLPGIPEATAVHDLMNTHTVFLEAISCGSVFMGANTYIGNAPNFMVKSIAEESGIRMPSFFGYMLYSVGILVPLFILVTVVFFG